The sequence below is a genomic window from Aureispira sp. CCB-E.
AAGTGCTTTACAACCCAAAGGGCATTCATCACACACGCGGCATGGCTGGTTCAGAGTTCCCTCCATTGACCAATATTCCTTACTGCTGCCTCCCGTAGGAGTCGGGTCCGTGTCTCAGTACCCGTGTGGGGGATCACGCTCTCACGCCCCCTACCCATCGTCGCCATGGTAAGCCGTTACCTTACCATCTAGCTAATGGGACGCACAACCATCTTTTACCGACCGAAGCCTTTCACTATTTATACATGTGTATTAATAGTCGTATGCGGGATTATTCGCCGTTTCCAGCGACTTTCCCCCAGTAAAAGGTAGGTTTTGTACGCGTTACTCACCCGTGCGCCACTCGTCAGCCAACCGAAGTTGCTGTTACCGTTCGACTTGCATGTATTAAGCCTGCCGCTAGCGTTCATCCTGAGCCAGGATCAAACTCTCCATACTATTTCTAGTTTTTGTTTTTTTGACGGATCACTTATTCTATTACATTGTAACAAAACAAGCATCTCTCTCTTTTTCACATCTTCCTCTTCTTGATTTCACGCTTGCTCTTCAACTTTCTCAAGTTGAAAATTTCTTCTAGATTTCTCTAGTTTCTTACCTAATTATCCTGTCGTTTCAAATATCTTTTTCTGTTTCTTTCGAAACTTTTTTACCCGCTCTTTCGTTAAGCGGTTGCAAATGTCCGACTTTATTTTTAAACCACCAAATTTTTCTTAAACTTTTTTAAAAAATATTTTTTAGTAGCTATTTTTTGTCGTTTTGTTTTTGCTATACTTCTCTTTCGAAGCGGTTGCAAATATAAAGCGGGTTTTTCTATTTTCCTAATTTTTTAAAATAAAAAAAACAATTAATTAACTTCAAAAAGCAGCAAGTGCATCATTATTAAGCAATTGTCAATAAAAGTTTTTTTTTCTTTTTTCTAAATTACAGAAGATACTATGTATTTACTCCATATCTGTTGGTTTCGCTTCTGTATTTTTAAAAACAATAGCATCAGGATACATTCCTAATAATTCATTCAATAAAGCTACTGCTTCTAGTTTGGTATAAAATCCACCAGCATAAATACGGTAATAGGGTGCCTCATAAAACCAATCCACTTTGGACGTAATGTTTCTTGTTTTTTTTCTGGCTTCTGAAACTTGTTGAGTCGCTAAATATTTATCTCGCCCCAAGTACAATTGTACACTCCATACTTTTACCGTTCTATCTTTGGTAAAATTTAAAGCTTTCCGATGATCTAAAATTTGACGTATAGAATTTTCTTCGACAACCCTTACAATACCTTCTTGGTCTTGGGCAAAAGAAAAACTACTCCATAGTATCATTGTTATTGCGATTATCCATCTCATAACTTCTACTTTATTGAATGAAGAAGCTGTACTCCTTCAGGTGTTCCCAGCTTATCGACTCCTGCTTCGATTAATTCTAATGCAAAAGCTTTTGTATGCACACCTCCTGCTACAACAATCTTGATTCCTTTAGATTCTGTTTTTAGCAAATTAATCATTTCAATTGTCGAATGTCCGCCATTTACACCTGTAGCATTTTTGATACAATCAACTTCTACATCACAACAAATAGCACACAATTGTTTTATTTCTTCAATTGTCAATAAGCTAGTTTCTAAAATAACTTTTATTTTTTTTCCTTTTAGGTGTGCTGCCGTTGTTACACTTGAAATATCATTCTTAACATGTGACCAATTACCATCTTTAACAGCAGCAATATTAACCATCATTTCGATCTCATCTACCCCTTCGTCTATCGCACGTTTAGCTTCCTCTACTTTTACGGGAATTGCATGATAGCCCATGGGGTAACCTATAGTAGTAATGACTTTAGTATTTGAGTCCTCTAATAACTTTGCTGCTATTGGTACATAAAATGGGGGGATACAAACCGCCGAAAAATTATGTTCTAATGCCTCTCTACAAAGTTCCTTTATGTCTAATTTAGTGGTATCAGGTTTTAGGAGGGTGTATTCTATATAGTTATTCAATTCCATTGTTTGCTTTAGTAACGCAAAATATTTAGAAAATTCTTTAGATAGTTCTTTTTATAAGAAGGACAAAAGTAATAATATTATAAACCTATAAGCACAATTTAAAACGGATTTTCTGTTTTTTTTTACAAAAAATCTAACTTCATTTTTTTACCATACTAATTCCCCTCAAAGTCCCTAAGCAATAAATCTTTAATAATCAACTCAATACTAATTCTAGTTTGAGGAAGATTCGCTTAAGTTCATTAAATATTTTAATTTAAAAAATATTTCTGTATTATCCATTATTCCTGTAAAAGATTCTGCTCCTGGACCATACGCAAAGATAGGTACCATTGTCGCTGTATGGTAATCAGAAGTAAATTTTCCTTCCACTTTCCCTTCTTTTTTGCTACCTCCATTAATACTATATCCTCCTGTCTCATGATCGGCTGTTAC
It includes:
- a CDS encoding SPOR domain-containing protein, yielding MRWIIAITMILWSSFSFAQDQEGIVRVVEENSIRQILDHRKALNFTKDRTVKVWSVQLYLGRDKYLATQQVSEARKKTRNITSKVDWFYEAPYYRIYAGGFYTKLEAVALLNELLGMYPDAIVFKNTEAKPTDME
- the deoC gene encoding deoxyribose-phosphate aldolase, with product MELNNYIEYTLLKPDTTKLDIKELCREALEHNFSAVCIPPFYVPIAAKLLEDSNTKVITTIGYPMGYHAIPVKVEEAKRAIDEGVDEIEMMVNIAAVKDGNWSHVKNDISSVTTAAHLKGKKIKVILETSLLTIEEIKQLCAICCDVEVDCIKNATGVNGGHSTIEMINLLKTESKGIKIVVAGGVHTKAFALELIEAGVDKLGTPEGVQLLHSIK